In the genome of Coraliomargarita algicola, one region contains:
- a CDS encoding glycoside hydrolase family 2 TIM barrel-domain containing protein, whose protein sequence is MLIKKRNLLLSTLLLAALCHSASAVDWEDQSIFRINKEAPRAVSMPFPTAKEAVSLKRLESPYAMLLNGDWQFNWVKHPDQRSVDFYKTDYDASSWKTIKVPSNVELEGYGTPIYTNQPYPFKKNPPFVMTEPPRRFTNFDERNPVSSYRRTVTLPTEWEGRQTFITFNGVNSAFYLWVNGQKVGYSQDSRTPSEFNITEYLHEGENLLAVEVYRNSDGTYLEDQDFWRLSGIFRDVYLWSSAPLQLRDYFARGGLTDDYNKGTFSFEADVRNLTSHAVVDYQLEVQLNDLEGKEIFSHSLKGKTGSTSEFTLEPLDVQFWSAEAPNLYQLIIELKDASGTIVDTYARKVGFSRSEIKDGQLLVNGQPILIKGVNRHDHDPDTGHYISEERMLQDILIAKRNNINAIRTSHYPNDPRFYELCDEYGIYLCAESNIESHGMGYGKDSLAKDPTWQAAHLDRVMNNVEAFKNHPSIIIWSLGNEAGDGVNFEACSTWIRENEDSRVIHYEGDHAVSHVDFYGPMYDSHQKVVKYAIAQSKKPLSAQHPVIQCEYSHAMGNSSGGLAEYWDDIHKYRNLQGGFIWDFIDQGLRQTKTVNGVTQEFYAYGGDFGDKPNDDNFCMNGILNADREPSPQLQEVKKCYENVFIKNLGAGRLEITSNRFFTTLDDLELSYGILLNGEGELDKVLALPAIEPGQSAIVEIDLPQFKLKPGVEAVLSIEVRLKQATSWAEVGHLVTWQQFVLSGDATQVLPEALAPTVTYQQVSGQTIVTGDGFQVRFDDKTGAIGQLEVSGKSVFVKPLQLNFWRPPVDNDRGSKLLEKSNMWKKAGAQAQVQSAEVKQVGNDVILNYQLSIPVGQTTAQLIYKVSAGGAIFADVTVTPKGKNLGPVIPRLGMQAQVSKDLVNWSWYGHGPDETMLDRQRGARLGKWSLNVADAWYPYSKPQETGNRTGVRFASLRDDAGAGLIIRGINAPLNMSAYPFAMSELDAGHRHPCDIKTGGVVTLNIDHVQVGVGGVNSWKALPLNQHMTKPNKPYRWQFSLRAQP, encoded by the coding sequence ATGCTCATTAAAAAACGAAACTTACTACTAAGCACGTTGCTGCTAGCTGCGCTTTGTCATTCAGCATCAGCCGTTGATTGGGAGGACCAGAGTATTTTCCGCATCAACAAGGAAGCGCCACGCGCGGTATCAATGCCGTTCCCGACTGCGAAGGAAGCAGTCAGTTTGAAGCGCCTTGAGTCGCCTTATGCCATGCTCTTAAACGGCGATTGGCAGTTCAATTGGGTGAAGCATCCAGACCAGCGGTCCGTTGATTTCTACAAGACTGATTATGATGCCTCGTCGTGGAAAACGATCAAGGTGCCATCCAATGTCGAACTCGAAGGCTACGGCACGCCGATCTATACCAACCAGCCATATCCCTTTAAAAAGAATCCTCCTTTCGTGATGACAGAGCCGCCGCGGCGTTTCACGAATTTTGACGAGCGCAACCCGGTGTCCTCTTATCGTCGCACGGTCACGCTCCCCACTGAGTGGGAGGGACGACAGACTTTCATCACCTTCAATGGTGTCAATTCGGCCTTCTACCTGTGGGTCAATGGACAAAAAGTTGGTTATTCTCAGGACTCGCGCACCCCGTCCGAATTTAACATCACCGAGTATCTGCACGAGGGCGAAAACCTGTTGGCAGTGGAAGTGTATCGAAATTCCGACGGCACTTACCTCGAAGATCAAGACTTCTGGCGACTCTCCGGAATCTTTCGAGATGTCTATCTCTGGTCGAGTGCGCCTCTTCAACTACGCGATTATTTCGCACGTGGTGGTCTTACGGACGACTACAATAAGGGCACCTTCAGCTTTGAGGCTGATGTTCGAAACCTGACCAGTCATGCTGTCGTTGATTACCAGCTTGAGGTGCAATTGAACGATTTGGAGGGCAAGGAAATCTTTAGTCATTCACTTAAAGGAAAAACTGGCAGCACTAGTGAGTTCACCTTGGAGCCACTCGATGTGCAATTCTGGTCGGCCGAAGCCCCGAATCTCTATCAACTGATCATCGAACTAAAAGATGCCTCAGGCACGATTGTGGATACCTATGCACGAAAGGTCGGCTTCTCGCGCAGTGAAATTAAGGACGGTCAATTACTCGTCAATGGCCAGCCCATCCTGATCAAAGGCGTCAACCGCCACGATCACGATCCCGACACGGGGCACTACATCTCCGAGGAGCGGATGCTGCAAGACATCCTCATTGCCAAGCGTAACAACATCAACGCCATCCGCACCAGTCACTACCCGAATGATCCACGATTCTATGAACTCTGCGATGAATACGGAATCTACCTCTGCGCCGAGTCCAACATCGAATCGCACGGTATGGGGTATGGCAAAGACTCACTCGCTAAAGATCCCACATGGCAAGCGGCCCATCTGGACCGTGTCATGAACAATGTCGAGGCGTTCAAAAATCATCCCTCGATCATCATCTGGTCGCTCGGCAACGAGGCAGGAGACGGTGTCAATTTTGAGGCCTGCTCTACCTGGATCCGTGAAAACGAAGACAGCCGAGTCATCCACTACGAAGGCGACCATGCGGTGAGCCACGTTGATTTTTACGGTCCCATGTATGACTCGCATCAAAAAGTAGTTAAGTATGCGATCGCCCAAAGTAAGAAGCCGCTCTCGGCACAACATCCAGTCATTCAGTGTGAATACTCCCACGCTATGGGGAACTCATCCGGCGGCCTCGCCGAATACTGGGATGATATTCACAAATACCGAAATCTTCAGGGAGGCTTTATCTGGGACTTCATTGATCAGGGATTGCGCCAAACTAAAACCGTCAATGGCGTGACCCAGGAATTTTACGCCTACGGCGGCGACTTCGGAGACAAGCCAAACGACGACAACTTCTGCATGAACGGTATCCTCAATGCCGATCGCGAGCCTTCGCCGCAATTGCAGGAAGTCAAAAAATGCTACGAAAACGTCTTCATTAAAAACCTAGGTGCCGGCCGCTTGGAAATCACCAGCAACCGTTTCTTTACGACATTGGACGACCTTGAACTTAGCTACGGCATCCTGCTCAATGGGGAAGGGGAACTCGACAAAGTGCTCGCGCTTCCTGCGATTGAGCCAGGGCAGTCTGCGATCGTAGAGATCGATCTACCTCAGTTTAAGCTCAAGCCAGGCGTCGAAGCCGTGCTCTCCATTGAAGTGCGGCTTAAACAAGCGACCTCTTGGGCCGAGGTAGGGCACCTCGTGACTTGGCAGCAATTCGTGCTCTCTGGAGATGCTACTCAGGTTCTACCCGAAGCTTTAGCTCCGACCGTGACCTATCAGCAAGTGAGTGGGCAGACCATCGTCACTGGCGACGGCTTTCAGGTTCGTTTCGATGACAAGACCGGAGCCATCGGCCAGCTCGAAGTTTCGGGGAAGTCGGTGTTTGTTAAACCGCTGCAACTCAACTTCTGGCGTCCACCAGTAGACAATGACCGTGGCAGTAAACTTCTCGAGAAATCTAACATGTGGAAAAAGGCCGGCGCCCAAGCACAGGTCCAATCCGCCGAAGTGAAACAAGTCGGCAACGATGTGATTCTTAACTATCAGCTGTCGATTCCGGTCGGGCAAACGACTGCTCAGCTGATCTACAAAGTCTCCGCAGGCGGCGCGATCTTTGCCGATGTCACCGTCACTCCAAAAGGTAAAAACCTCGGACCAGTCATACCGCGTCTAGGCATGCAGGCTCAGGTGAGCAAGGACTTGGTTAACTGGTCGTGGTATGGTCATGGCCCGGATGAGACGATGCTCGATCGACAGCGCGGCGCCCGCCTCGGCAAGTGGTCGTTAAACGTTGCAGACGCGTGGTATCCTTATTCCAAACCGCAGGAAACTGGCAACCGCACTGGCGTTCGTTTTGCCAGCCTCAGGGATGATGCCGGGGCTGGTCTCATTATTCGCGGTATCAATGCACCGCTTAATATGTCCGCATATCCCTTTGCGATGAGCGAGCTCGACGCAGGACATCGTCACCCTTGCGATATTAAAACAGGCGGCGTTGTCACGCTCAACATCGACCATGTGCAAGTCGGCGTCGGAGGTGTCAACTCCTGGAAGGCGTTGCCACTCAACCAGCACATGACGAAGCCGAACAAGCCGTACCGCTGGCAGTTCAGTCTGCGCGCACAGCCTTAA
- a CDS encoding sensor histidine kinase gives MKCLVSSGDAWLAQSIQTSGALESRPYWSPDYLIDQRTSLGLPLQPARSDISSTGIPDFSSVLEVPPTQALVIELDLGQELEVGRLHLFPATPIDGVLIPNFGFARSIEIAFFKEKGDGTAAIRRSWFKRIGKLEPGNNVIRVPTLGKYARWIRITLHELPLHDGQPVVGFGEIHAFNQGVPLVFESVTLSGFPTSADEMKDRLIDLEVDGRRVMLFHDWLQGLERRQQLSRELAAVNKQLTEITTRWQGFWRGLIAALICILILCAVSVTSYTLWQRKRKEAALRERIAMDLHDDIGSRVSAMALGATYIQRLANETAVIEQGGKLRRLAEQMQSALSDVLWFTDSETDTLHQLLSRLESIAEQVVSTEQLELLVTDIDKMPDSKVSVMFKRDTMLIFREMVNNAAKHSGGDLVQVKFVWKKPYLTISVRDNGAGFDIAEVKSKQVDRPQLGISSMARRADRIGARLVIESTLGQGSEIMLRIQL, from the coding sequence ATGAAGTGTTTGGTGTCATCAGGCGATGCGTGGCTGGCACAGTCGATTCAAACCAGTGGTGCGCTGGAGTCGCGACCTTATTGGAGCCCTGATTACCTGATCGACCAGCGAACGAGTCTTGGTTTACCGTTGCAGCCTGCGCGATCCGATATATCATCGACTGGCATTCCCGATTTTAGTTCAGTCTTGGAGGTGCCTCCAACGCAAGCGCTGGTGATCGAGCTCGACCTTGGCCAGGAGCTGGAGGTGGGGCGCTTGCATCTTTTTCCAGCCACGCCGATCGATGGGGTGCTGATTCCAAATTTCGGATTTGCTCGATCAATTGAAATTGCATTCTTTAAAGAAAAGGGCGATGGGACTGCTGCGATACGGAGAAGTTGGTTTAAGAGAATCGGGAAGTTAGAGCCCGGGAATAATGTGATTCGAGTGCCGACTTTGGGTAAATATGCACGCTGGATTCGCATCACTTTACATGAGCTACCGCTACATGATGGTCAACCAGTGGTCGGCTTCGGGGAAATTCATGCATTTAACCAAGGCGTGCCACTGGTATTCGAATCTGTGACGCTTTCCGGATTCCCCACATCCGCCGATGAGATGAAAGATCGCTTGATTGATCTGGAGGTGGATGGGCGCAGGGTCATGCTTTTCCACGACTGGTTGCAAGGGCTTGAGCGTCGTCAGCAGCTGAGTCGCGAATTGGCAGCTGTAAACAAGCAACTGACTGAGATCACCACGCGCTGGCAAGGCTTCTGGCGCGGCCTGATTGCTGCGCTGATTTGTATTCTCATTCTATGTGCGGTGAGTGTGACGAGCTATACGCTTTGGCAACGTAAACGCAAGGAGGCCGCGCTGCGTGAGCGTATCGCGATGGATCTGCATGACGATATCGGTAGTCGCGTCAGTGCGATGGCACTCGGGGCGACTTACATCCAACGTTTGGCAAACGAAACAGCGGTGATCGAACAAGGCGGTAAGTTGCGCCGTTTAGCGGAGCAGATGCAGTCGGCACTCTCCGATGTGTTGTGGTTTACGGATAGTGAAACCGACACTCTCCATCAATTGCTTTCGCGGCTTGAGTCGATTGCAGAGCAGGTCGTTTCGACCGAGCAGTTAGAACTGCTCGTTACCGACATCGATAAGATGCCAGACTCCAAAGTATCCGTCATGTTTAAGCGCGACACGATGCTCATTTTCCGTGAGATGGTGAATAACGCGGCAAAGCATTCCGGTGGGGATCTGGTGCAAGTTAAATTCGTCTGGAAGAAGCCGTATTTAACTATTTCCGTGCGTGACAATGGCGCTGGCTTTGACATCGCTGAGGTGAAGTCAAAGCAAGTGGATCGTCCGCAATTAGGCATTAGTAGTATGGCTCGGCGCGCCGATCGAATCGGCGCAAGGCTTGTAATCGAATCCACGCTCGGGCAAGGTAGTGAAATCATGCTCCGTATTCAGCTTTAA
- a CDS encoding sialate O-acetylesterase, with product MTLLFKKSSRIAFVITFFLCSSRGTADFIYPDSLSTDGGQFNASFPVENLTNESLTLATDTISATAANSGLAYATADPPAGGYPVTVIVEFNSETDLSAFYLWNNSTNATIASKGIQDFTLKFYDAPGGATGGGAQVGADYSETATEGPTTGTYAAEQFVFESTYAGVRSVELIITNNFLGSSWVGARELAFEGRNSLADPSVTRVLVYLVGGQSNADGYGIASELPIADQAPTPEVRFYHGNGGGESPLAAHEWVDLQAGSGSKSGNAGGFGPELQFGRDVHARLGAEKSRIAIIKHTVGGTNLYADWIAGGDASTSGDGAIYQAFQSTVANGLAGLVSFFPNAIIQIEGMIWHQGEGDVNGGEHNNYQTNLTNFIADLRLTYGSELRFVIAQLSNSQWSAGDATKQARCDVVQAAQQSVADASAYNGMIATEGLAPSASGGIIHFATEAYLTTGARFAEAMLRLPITDTDGNGLDDDWEITHFGTKGQSPGDDSDFDGWSNQEEHDWQSSPVSANSRPVVTIGDAGNTLEWTPESGRRYYVQQSTDLSAWTTFESFIPSTAPALQSWTLPNLPAETQVFFRVGVQR from the coding sequence ATGACTCTTTTATTTAAGAAATCGAGCCGCATTGCCTTTGTGATTACTTTCTTTCTCTGCAGTAGTCGCGGCACGGCCGACTTCATCTACCCAGACAGCTTATCGACGGATGGCGGGCAGTTCAATGCGAGCTTTCCAGTCGAGAATTTGACAAATGAAAGTCTCACCTTAGCCACCGACACCATCAGCGCGACGGCGGCAAATTCGGGCCTAGCCTATGCCACGGCAGACCCTCCCGCAGGGGGATACCCAGTGACGGTCATCGTTGAATTTAATTCGGAAACAGACCTCTCTGCCTTTTACCTCTGGAATAATTCGACGAATGCCACGATCGCCAGTAAAGGCATTCAGGATTTTACCCTAAAGTTCTATGATGCGCCTGGCGGCGCGACTGGTGGAGGCGCTCAAGTAGGAGCTGATTATAGCGAAACGGCAACCGAAGGCCCCACGACTGGAACCTATGCGGCGGAGCAGTTTGTGTTTGAATCCACCTATGCGGGCGTTCGCTCTGTGGAGTTGATTATTACTAATAATTTCTTGGGGAGTTCTTGGGTGGGGGCCCGTGAGTTAGCCTTTGAGGGGAGGAATTCACTGGCAGATCCATCCGTGACCCGTGTGCTGGTTTATCTTGTCGGTGGCCAGTCGAATGCTGATGGATACGGAATCGCTTCCGAATTGCCGATCGCCGATCAGGCGCCGACGCCTGAAGTTAGGTTTTATCATGGCAACGGAGGCGGGGAGAGTCCTTTGGCTGCCCACGAATGGGTCGACCTGCAGGCCGGCAGTGGCAGTAAAAGTGGGAACGCCGGTGGTTTTGGACCTGAGTTACAATTCGGGCGTGACGTGCATGCTCGACTTGGCGCGGAGAAAAGCCGCATCGCCATCATCAAACATACGGTGGGCGGAACCAATCTCTATGCTGATTGGATCGCTGGTGGTGATGCGTCCACTTCCGGGGACGGTGCCATCTACCAAGCTTTCCAATCGACGGTGGCCAATGGTCTTGCGGGCTTGGTGTCGTTTTTTCCCAATGCCATCATCCAGATCGAGGGCATGATTTGGCATCAGGGAGAGGGCGATGTGAACGGCGGTGAGCATAACAACTATCAAACAAATTTAACCAACTTCATCGCGGACCTTCGTTTGACCTACGGCAGTGAATTGCGGTTTGTGATTGCCCAGCTCTCGAACAGTCAATGGTCGGCTGGGGATGCCACCAAGCAAGCGCGCTGCGACGTCGTTCAAGCCGCCCAACAATCCGTGGCCGATGCGTCCGCCTACAATGGAATGATTGCGACTGAGGGGCTCGCCCCCAGTGCATCCGGGGGGATCATTCACTTTGCTACGGAGGCCTATCTCACGACCGGAGCGCGATTTGCTGAGGCGATGCTACGCTTACCTATAACGGATACGGACGGGAATGGGCTGGATGATGATTGGGAAATCACGCATTTCGGAACTAAAGGCCAATCACCCGGCGACGATTCGGATTTTGATGGGTGGAGCAACCAGGAGGAACACGACTGGCAAAGCTCTCCCGTTTCGGCCAATTCAAGGCCCGTAGTCACGATCGGGGACGCAGGCAATACTCTGGAATGGACCCCCGAGAGCGGACGGCGCTATTACGTGCAGCAATCCACCGACCTGTCGGCTTGGACCACGTTCGAATCCTTTATCCCGTCGACTGCGCCCGCACTGCAGAGCTGGACGCTGCCTAATCTTCCTGCGGAAACACAAGTGTTCTTCCGTGTCGGCGTGCAGCGCTAG
- a CDS encoding PEP-CTERM sorting domain-containing protein (PEP-CTERM proteins occur, often in large numbers, in the proteomes of bacteria that also encode an exosortase, a predicted intramembrane cysteine proteinase. The presence of a PEP-CTERM domain at a protein's C-terminus predicts cleavage within the sorting domain, followed by covalent anchoring to some some component of the (usually Gram-negative) cell surface. Many PEP-CTERM proteins exhibit an unusual sequence composition that includes large numbers of potential glycosylation sites. Expression of one such protein has been shown restore the ability of a bacterium to form floc, a type of biofilm.): MKISFSLVSLVAASLTANASDVIADGGFEGVTAANGTLPASWTGAGASWGTADSAVLGANDGVNRAFTGDLTSTLSQLTSTIALEGDIVTLDFYGNAANNAPGRIWSGTVFLDGGSGTKVDLGTIDLAMDTTQGSWQQANIAATSFTVTSANLITAGAGATYGVEFIQTGSSGFVGLDSVSLTIVPEPGSYALLAGLTGLAWVMVRRRK, translated from the coding sequence ATGAAAATATCATTCAGCCTTGTGTCATTAGTCGCCGCCAGCCTGACCGCCAACGCCAGCGACGTCATTGCCGACGGTGGCTTTGAAGGCGTGACTGCCGCGAATGGCACCTTGCCTGCCTCTTGGACGGGCGCTGGGGCGAGTTGGGGCACTGCTGATAGCGCTGTTTTAGGCGCAAATGATGGCGTTAATCGAGCTTTCACCGGTGATCTCACTTCCACCCTCTCTCAGTTGACCAGCACAATTGCTCTTGAAGGCGACATCGTCACCCTCGATTTCTACGGAAACGCAGCCAACAACGCGCCTGGTCGCATCTGGAGTGGCACGGTGTTCCTAGACGGCGGATCAGGCACTAAAGTGGATCTCGGCACAATTGACCTCGCGATGGACACCACCCAGGGGTCTTGGCAACAAGCCAACATTGCTGCGACTTCATTCACCGTCACGTCTGCAAATCTCATTACTGCAGGGGCAGGGGCGACTTATGGCGTCGAATTTATCCAAACTGGATCATCAGGCTTCGTGGGGCTTGATAGCGTATCTCTCACCATTGTTCCCGAACCTGGCAGCTATGCATTACTTGCTGGTTTGACTGGCCTTGCTTGGGTCATGGTGCGTCGTCGCAAGTAA
- a CDS encoding response regulator transcription factor, which yields MTTPNPLNETTTVWIIEDSSDYAEHLANLLNLEEGLNCEQSFGSYDEARSFLKNSMVPDVILLDLNLPGMHGLEAIVDLKQNYPEILIVVLTIAGKRRSVFDAMRAGAVGYLLKTEPFEVIVKQIHEVIEGGMPLSSAVTPYVVELLKSAPDRVSNLDLTKREVEILNNLANGLQRKEIADQLSIATVTVDYHLRSIYRKFGVHSTPAAVAKAFREGILK from the coding sequence ATGACGACTCCAAACCCACTGAACGAAACGACGACCGTCTGGATTATCGAAGACAGCTCTGACTATGCAGAGCATTTAGCTAATTTGCTCAATTTGGAGGAGGGACTGAATTGCGAACAGTCCTTCGGTAGCTACGATGAGGCGCGTTCTTTTCTGAAAAATTCAATGGTGCCGGATGTGATACTCCTCGACCTTAACTTGCCCGGTATGCATGGGCTCGAGGCGATTGTGGATTTGAAGCAGAACTATCCCGAAATCCTGATCGTTGTGCTGACGATCGCTGGCAAGCGGCGTAGTGTTTTCGATGCCATGCGGGCTGGCGCGGTCGGGTATCTCCTTAAAACTGAACCTTTTGAGGTCATTGTTAAGCAGATCCACGAGGTGATTGAAGGAGGGATGCCGCTCAGTAGTGCCGTGACGCCCTATGTCGTGGAGTTATTAAAATCAGCGCCAGATCGTGTCTCGAATCTCGACCTGACGAAGCGGGAAGTCGAAATTCTCAATAATTTGGCGAATGGTTTGCAGCGCAAAGAAATCGCCGACCAACTTTCGATTGCGACGGTCACAGTGGACTACCATTTGCGCAGTATTTACCGAAAGTTTGGGGTGCATTCGACACCCGCAGCAGTGGCTAAAGCCTTCCGTGAAGGCATCTTGAAATAG
- a CDS encoding PEP-CTERM sorting domain-containing protein: MKKITQCALLGASLLATAAANAAVVLIDYDDGVVGGGHDASVKAGDFDTLAATTGAGWDLNLGTGASEWADNLSSGVGSNGNLIIGAASLAPTGPKVPGIDTGATIALGQTFDASFMWRDAFNWDAADTVSMVFFYTADDLINGTATDVLTLTSTATDIAGDWDTESITAASYEIDVTSAVGKNLFVRFDTSAIDGEFARLDNVYVAASVIPEPGTYALIAGMLGLCSVMLRRRQ, encoded by the coding sequence ATGAAAAAGATAACGCAATGTGCCTTACTTGGAGCGAGCTTATTGGCTACTGCGGCAGCGAATGCAGCAGTCGTTCTGATTGATTACGACGATGGTGTCGTTGGCGGCGGTCACGATGCCTCCGTAAAAGCCGGTGATTTCGATACCTTGGCGGCGACAACTGGCGCTGGTTGGGATTTAAACCTCGGAACAGGCGCGTCGGAATGGGCCGATAATCTGTCCTCAGGTGTGGGTAGTAATGGAAACTTAATCATCGGCGCCGCGAGCCTTGCCCCCACAGGCCCTAAAGTGCCTGGCATTGACACAGGCGCCACCATCGCGCTCGGACAGACCTTTGATGCTTCCTTCATGTGGAGAGATGCGTTCAATTGGGATGCCGCTGACACTGTTAGTATGGTATTCTTCTATACGGCTGATGATCTGATTAACGGCACCGCAACAGATGTTTTGACACTCACATCTACCGCAACGGACATTGCTGGTGATTGGGATACTGAATCAATCACAGCTGCGAGCTATGAGATTGATGTCACATCCGCTGTCGGTAAAAACTTATTTGTCCGCTTTGATACAAGCGCGATTGATGGTGAATTCGCCCGCTTGGACAATGTTTACGTTGCTGCGAGTGTTATTCCCGAACCTGGCACCTATGCTTTGATCGCAGGCATGCTGGGGCTTTGCTCAGTGATGTTGCGTCGCCGCCAGTAA